In the Gossypium arboreum isolate Shixiya-1 chromosome 10, ASM2569848v2, whole genome shotgun sequence genome, one interval contains:
- the LOC108489305 gene encoding serine hydroxymethyltransferase 4, whose protein sequence is MDPVSSWGNSSLDSVDPEIHDLIEKEKRRQCRGIELIASENFTSFAVIEALGSALTNKYSEGMPGNRYYGGNEFIDEIENLCRSRAIQAFHLDPTKWGVNVQPYSGSPANFAAYTAVLQPHDRIMGLDLPSGGHLTHGYYTSGGKKISATSIYFESLPYKVNSTTGYIDYDKLEEKALDFRPKLIICGGSAYPRDWDYARFRAVADKCGALLLCDMAHISGLVAAQEANNPFEFCDIVTTTTHKSLRGPRAGMIFYRKGPKPPKKGQPEDAVYDFEDKINFAVFPSLQGGPHNHQIGALAVALKQSMTPGFKAYAKQVKANAVALGKYLMGKGYQLVTGGTENHLVLWDLRPLGLTGNKVEKLCDLCNITVNKNAVFGDSSALAPGGVRIGTPAMTSRGLVEKDFEQIGEFLHRAVTITLNIQKQYGKLLKDFNKGLDNNKEIQELKVDVEKFASSFDMPGFKMSEMKYKD, encoded by the exons ATGGATCCAGTAAGCAGTTGGGGCAATTCCTCCCTCGACTCCGTCGATCCCGAAATCCATGACCTCATCGAGAAAGAGAAGCGTCGCCAATGCCGCGGCATCGAGCTCATCGCTTCCGAGAACTTCACTTCCTTCGCCGTCATCGAAGCCCTCGGCAGTGCCCTCACCAACAAATACTCCGAGGGCATGCCTGGTAACCGTTACTACGGCGGAAATGAATTCATTGATGAGATCGAGAACCTCTGCAGATCTCGCGCTATCCAGGCTTTCCACCTCGATCCTACCAAATGGGGTGTCAATGTCCAGCCTTACTCCGGTTCCCCGGCCAACTTCGCTGCTTACACGGCCGTTCTCCAGCCTCATGATAGGATCATGGGACTCGATTTGCCTTCAGGCGGTCATTTGACTCATGGGTATTATACCTCCGGTGGGAAGAAGATTTCTGCTACTTCTATTTACTTCGAGAGTTTGCCTTACAAGGTGAACTCCACTACGGGGTACATTGACTACGATAAGTTGGAAGAGAAGGCGTTGGATTTCAGGCCTAAGCTTATCATTTGCGGTGGAAGTGCGTATCCTAGGGACTGGGATTACGCTAGGTTCAGGGCCGTTGCTGACAAGTGTGGTGCTCTGTTGTTGTGTGATATGGCTCACATTAGTGGCCTTGTTGCTGCTCAG GAGGCAAACAATCCGTTTGAGTTCTGTGACATTGTCACAACCACCACCCACAAGAGCTTGAGGGGTCCTAGGGCTGGTATGATTTTCTACCGCAAGGGACCAAAGCCACCAAAGAAGGGCCAACCCGAAGATGCAGTGTATGACTTTGAAGACAAGATCAACTTTGCAGTTTTCCCTTCCCTTCAGGGTGGTCCTCACAATCACCAGATTGGTGCCCTGGCTGTTGCCTTGAAACAGTCCATGACACCTGGGTTCAAGGCATATGCTAAACAAGTGAAGGCCAATGCAGTTGCCCTTGGAAAGTACCTGATGGGCAAGGGATACCAGCTTGTTACTGGTGGAACTGAGAACCACCTTGTTCTTTGGGATCTCCGACCTCTTGGATTGACTG GCAACAAGGTTGAGAAGCTTTGTGACCTCTGCAACATCACTGTTAACAAGAATGCTGTTTTTGGTGACAGCAGTGCATTGGCTCCGGGAGGTGTACGAATTG GTACACCTGCCATGACTTCAAGGGGTTTGGTTGAGAAGGACTTTGAACAGATAGGCGAGTTCCTCCACCGAGCCGTGACAATCACTTTGAACATCCAAAAGCAATATGGTAAGCTTTTGAAGGACTTCAACAAAGGGTTGGACAACAACAAGGAGATCCAAGAGCTGAAGGTTGATGTTGAGAAGTTCGCATCGTCATTCGATATGCCTGGCTTCAAGATGTCCGAAATGAAGTACAAGGATTAG
- the LOC108487208 gene encoding 3'-5' exonuclease-like, which translates to MEFKDYNSFSLDWDDHFTEDVIRLMDAIEATPPTPPSPPSSSRKKRKSAVHHQDNLKTSRQLPHSILSPPPSFPSSFARCQSNTRLRYPPLRFGGHILYSFTEDEVENAAMELLKIVEIKKKEMGQVALGFDIEWKPSFQKGILPGKAAVMQICCDSQYCYVMHIFHSGIPQSLQVLLEDSEIIKVGVAIDGDAVKVFSDYKVSVNALEDLSDLANQKFGSNCRHWSLAALTEEFICKELPKPKKIRLGNWELYPLSNAQLQYAATDAFASWQIYQVLKSLPDAVKDPADKRSETISSQ; encoded by the exons ATGGAATTCAAAGACTACAATAGTTTCAGTTTGGATTGGGACGACCATTTCACTGAAGACGTGATCCGATTAATGGATGCCATTGAAGCCACTCCTCCTACTCCTCCTTCTCCTCCTTCATCTTCTCGCAAGAAACGCAAGTCCGCCGTCCATCATCAAGATAACCTCAAAACCAGCCGCCAATTGCCCCATTCTATTCTCTCACCCCCGCCTTCTTTTCCGTCTTCCTTCGCTCGTTGTCAAT CTAATACAAGGCTTAGATATCCGCCGTTGAGATTTGGAGGTCATATTTTGTATAGCTTTACGGAAGATGAGGTAGAAAATGCTGCAATGGAGCTATTAAAAATTGTTGAAATTAAGAAGAAAGAAATGGGTCAAGTTGCTTTAGGGTTTGATATTGAGTGGAAGCCCTCTTTCCAAAAAG GAATTTTGCCTGGGAAGGCTGCGGTGATGCAGATATGTTGTGACAGTCAGTattgttatgtgatgcatatttTTCATTCTGGCATACCTCAAAGTCTGCAGGTTCTTCTTGAGGACTCCGAAATTATAAAA GTTGGAGTTGCAATTGATGGCGATGCTGTCAAGGTGTTCAGTGACTATAAAGTATCTGTTAATGCTTTGGAAGATCTTTCAGATCTAGCGAATCAAAAATTTGGTAGTAATTGCCGGCACTGGAGTCTTGCTGCTCTGACAGAGGAGTTTATTTGCAAAGAG CTTCCGAAGCCCAAGAAAATTAGGCTGGGAAACTGGGAGTTATATCCTTTATCCAATGCGCAACTACAGTATGCAGCAACTGATGCTTTCGCTTCATGGCAAATATACCAG GTCTTAAAGAGCCTTCCTGATGCAGTGAAGGATCCGGCAGATAAACGAAGTGAAACCATTTCATCTCAATGA